A genomic window from Herbiconiux aconitum includes:
- a CDS encoding PucR family transcriptional regulator, whose protein sequence is MPATLSALLAHRPFLLRGLAAIPEQPVPIAWAHGSDLDDPSPFLVEGQMLLTTGGQFSSDGSADFAERYVARLQAAGVVALGFGTEVVRAGTPVELVEACARLGMPLVEVPYQTPFIAIARWVAEVQSTEARSRVDWALTTQRSVSLAALAGGGLAAAVRTTASGLGCDIAVFDPDAEVSTADSALSAASRRAFASIRPEVQNLLQNQRRARVDVEVGGRHVSLQTLGSSRRLRGVLALAKAGPFDAAELSVVTTLIALAEVSLERSQDQRMSLRALMVQLFELLRDGRVDAVRKALGDIPTGLPDRRFVVVSLRSDETGPALRDTLERRASDRRNRLFVVEHGDVFVLLADERRWPELRRLLAARQVRAGVSGGVDWDSLDAGLVQAARSLDRAGEHEIVDFATLVSSSFFGLLSATAVADVARSRLHDLLESAEGRQRLFEATVWLRHNGQWDPAARELGIHRHSLRSRVEGVERALGLSLDRFQDRAELWALLAAIDMASGDAPQA, encoded by the coding sequence ATGCCCGCCACCCTCTCGGCGCTCCTCGCGCACCGCCCCTTCCTGCTCCGCGGCCTCGCAGCCATCCCCGAGCAGCCGGTGCCGATCGCCTGGGCGCACGGTTCCGACCTCGACGACCCGTCGCCGTTCCTGGTCGAAGGCCAGATGCTGCTCACGACCGGGGGGCAGTTCTCCTCTGACGGCTCGGCCGATTTCGCCGAACGCTACGTCGCCCGCCTGCAGGCCGCGGGGGTCGTGGCACTCGGCTTCGGCACCGAGGTGGTGCGTGCGGGTACGCCCGTCGAGCTCGTCGAGGCCTGCGCTCGACTCGGCATGCCGCTCGTCGAGGTGCCCTACCAGACCCCGTTCATCGCGATCGCCCGCTGGGTGGCCGAAGTGCAGTCCACCGAGGCGCGGTCCCGCGTCGACTGGGCCCTCACCACGCAGCGTTCGGTCTCGCTGGCGGCGCTCGCCGGAGGAGGGCTCGCGGCCGCGGTGCGCACGACGGCGAGCGGGTTGGGGTGCGACATCGCGGTCTTCGACCCCGACGCCGAGGTGTCCACGGCCGACTCCGCGTTGTCGGCGGCATCCCGCCGGGCCTTCGCGAGCATCCGGCCCGAGGTGCAGAATCTGCTGCAGAACCAGCGGCGTGCGCGGGTCGACGTGGAAGTCGGAGGCCGGCACGTCTCGTTGCAGACCCTCGGCAGCAGCCGGCGCCTCCGTGGGGTGCTCGCCCTGGCGAAGGCGGGCCCGTTCGACGCGGCCGAGCTGTCGGTGGTGACCACCCTGATCGCCCTCGCCGAGGTGTCGCTCGAGCGCAGTCAGGACCAGCGGATGAGCCTCCGCGCCCTGATGGTGCAGTTGTTCGAGCTGCTGCGCGACGGGAGGGTGGATGCCGTGCGCAAGGCGCTCGGCGACATCCCGACCGGCCTTCCCGACCGCCGCTTCGTGGTGGTGTCGCTCCGCAGCGACGAGACCGGGCCGGCGCTGCGCGACACCCTCGAGCGACGGGCGTCGGATCGCCGCAATCGCCTCTTCGTCGTGGAGCACGGCGATGTCTTCGTTCTGCTCGCCGATGAACGCCGCTGGCCGGAGCTCCGCCGGTTGCTCGCCGCCCGGCAGGTGCGCGCGGGTGTCTCGGGTGGGGTGGACTGGGACAGCCTGGATGCCGGACTCGTGCAGGCGGCCCGCTCCCTCGACCGGGCCGGGGAGCACGAGATCGTCGACTTCGCCACCCTGGTGTCGTCGAGCTTCTTCGGGCTGCTCTCGGCGACGGCGGTGGCGGATGTCGCCCGCTCACGCCTGCACGACCTGCTCGAGAGCGCGGAGGGGCGACAGCGTCTGTTCGAGGCCACGGTCTGGCTGCGGCACAACGGGCAATGGGATCCGGCGGCGCGCGAGCTCGGCATCCACCGGCACAGCCTGCGGTCGCGGGTGGAGGGGGTCGAGCGGGCGCTCGGGCTGTCGCTGGATCGCTTTCAGGATCGGGCCGAGCTCTGGGCTCTGCTTGCCGCGATCGACATGGCGTCGGGGGATGCGCCGCAGGCCTAG
- a CDS encoding zinc-ribbon domain-containing protein, with protein sequence MPENIEAWWARRQRSKELAVPYAVGTYRAEWAKFPMLVRQYHPDLNREITLTQIPPAADVYLTWQCDTGHLFVATPEEQRSRPGRVRRRSTWCPVCTDLAAPRRIRPTALWPVASPAPAPHASPPPFEPPAPEAPPAPDSSPPPSAPTSSPADIRPGGEPRQAPTPRSGGGERVARPGAAGQPTRSAHTGWSNRSAGGERAGRPAESEPAARPAGWAQTGGPAGGERAGRPAESEPAPRPAGWARPGGPAGSQRASRSAAGGRSSRSARDRQPLRAPGEAFRSSHAPAPASAAEALLRQKLAARLEYDPAPNAVSVARPFHGRFEVWPDIVIPELRVALEYDTVGRFGLEHVGPREDSDRSKDRLLRAAGWEVVRIRCAPLPPLGLHDLVASSTVTDRLITRLLDTLRAVRGDLIVNAYLRP encoded by the coding sequence GTGCCCGAGAACATCGAGGCCTGGTGGGCGCGCCGGCAGCGGTCGAAAGAGCTCGCGGTGCCATATGCGGTCGGAACCTACCGCGCCGAGTGGGCGAAGTTCCCGATGCTGGTGCGGCAGTACCACCCCGACCTCAATCGCGAGATCACCCTCACGCAGATTCCGCCGGCCGCCGATGTGTACCTCACCTGGCAGTGCGACACGGGGCACCTCTTCGTGGCGACGCCCGAGGAGCAGCGTTCCCGCCCCGGTCGGGTGCGCCGGCGTTCGACCTGGTGTCCCGTCTGCACCGACCTGGCCGCGCCCCGTCGCATCCGCCCCACCGCACTCTGGCCGGTTGCGTCACCCGCACCTGCGCCGCATGCGTCACCGCCACCATTCGAGCCCCCCGCGCCGGAGGCGCCACCCGCGCCGGACTCGTCACCCCCACCATCTGCGCCAACTTCGTCACCCGCAGACATTCGGCCCGGCGGCGAACCTCGGCAAGCGCCCACCCCGCGATCCGGTGGTGGCGAGCGGGTCGCCCGACCAGGCGCTGCCGGGCAGCCGACCCGGTCAGCCCACACCGGGTGGTCGAACCGATCAGCCGGAGGTGAGCGCGCCGGGCGACCAGCCGAGAGCGAGCCGGCCGCACGACCAGCAGGGTGGGCGCAGACCGGAGGACCAGCCGGGGGCGAGCGGGCCGGCCGGCCAGCCGAGAGCGAGCCAGCCCCACGACCCGCAGGGTGGGCGCGGCCCGGAGGACCAGCCGGGAGCCAGCGCGCCAGCCGGTCAGCGGCAGGCGGACGATCGAGCCGCTCGGCCCGAGACCGGCAACCGCTGAGGGCACCCGGGGAGGCGTTCCGCAGCTCCCACGCGCCCGCACCCGCCTCGGCCGCCGAAGCACTGCTGCGTCAGAAGCTCGCGGCGCGCCTCGAATACGATCCCGCGCCCAACGCGGTCTCCGTCGCGCGACCCTTCCACGGTCGGTTCGAGGTGTGGCCTGACATCGTGATCCCCGAGTTGCGGGTGGCGCTCGAATACGACACGGTCGGCCGCTTCGGGCTCGAGCACGTCGGCCCCCGCGAAGACTCCGACCGAAGCAAAGACCGGTTGTTGCGGGCGGCGGGGTGGGAGGTGGTGCGCATCCGGTGCGCTCCGCTCCCGCCGCTTGGGCTGCACGACCTCGTCGCCTCTTCCACCGTCACCGACCGTCTGATCACGCGCCTCCTCGACACCCTGCGCGCGGTGCGCGGCGACCTCATCGTCAACGCGTACCTCCGGCCCTGA
- a CDS encoding GIY-YIG nuclease family protein has protein sequence MEAQHRRCGIRSATGAQTDAVCGAPVDASAPLPLCTRHLLAAYEWVVGDVGVTDALPSPCLACGSRLGVRYPSGWLCAVCEWRLGERPDDDEELVVRVDVVYYVRFGDRIKIGTSANPRGRLAQLHVDELLALERGTRLLEQRRHVQFAAHRLGGEWFAPHDELDAHIRALAAGVDDPWALYDRWRSEALALAGSRRP, from the coding sequence ATGGAGGCTCAACATCGGCGGTGCGGCATCCGCAGCGCGACCGGCGCGCAGACCGACGCGGTGTGCGGCGCCCCGGTCGACGCATCCGCCCCGCTCCCGCTCTGCACCCGGCACCTCCTCGCGGCCTACGAGTGGGTGGTCGGAGACGTGGGCGTGACGGATGCGCTGCCCTCGCCGTGTCTGGCGTGCGGGTCGCGGCTCGGGGTGCGGTATCCGTCGGGCTGGCTGTGCGCGGTGTGCGAGTGGCGTCTGGGCGAGCGGCCGGATGACGACGAGGAGCTCGTGGTGCGGGTCGACGTGGTCTACTACGTGCGATTCGGCGATCGCATCAAGATCGGCACCTCCGCCAACCCGCGCGGTCGGCTCGCGCAGTTGCACGTCGACGAGCTGCTCGCGCTAGAACGAGGCACGCGTCTGCTCGAGCAGCGCCGGCACGTTCAGTTCGCCGCGCACCGCCTCGGTGGCGAGTGGTTCGCGCCGCACGATGAGCTCGACGCACACATCCGCGCCCTCGCGGCCGGCGTCGACGACCCCTGGGCCCTCTACGACCGCTGGCGCAGCGAGGCCCTGGCGCTCGCCGGCTCCCGCCGCCCCTGA
- the gabT gene encoding 4-aminobutyrate--2-oxoglutarate transaminase encodes MTLTETPTSASPPPPAPLGGPELPQRRELVTAIPGPRSVALQQRKSAAVANGVGITLPVFVQAAGGGIVLDVDGNSLIDLGSGIAVTGVGNSAPAVVEAVNRQVAQFTHTCFTITGYEGYVELAEVLNALTPGNHEKRTALFNSGAEAVENAIKIARHFTGKQAVVAFDHAYHGRTNLTMGLTSKSMPYKSGFGPFAPEIYRAPMSYPFRDGGLSGAEAAARAITQIEKQIGASTLAALIIEPIQGEGGFIVPAPGFLPALADWARANDVVFIADEVQTGFARTGAMFASEHEGIVPDLIVTAKGIAGGLPLSAVTGRSDIMDSSHVGGLGGTYGGNPLSCAAALATIRSYVDDDLSGRARAIETVLRGQLNALRAADPRVGDVRGRGAMIAIELVDPDTGEPDAVLTAAVARAAHAEGVILLTCGTYGNVIRFLPPLTISDDLLRDGLAVVRKALAAS; translated from the coding sequence ATGACGCTCACCGAAACCCCCACCTCCGCGAGCCCACCGCCGCCGGCGCCACTCGGCGGCCCCGAGCTGCCGCAGCGCCGCGAGCTCGTGACCGCGATCCCCGGCCCGCGTTCCGTCGCGCTGCAGCAACGCAAGTCGGCAGCCGTCGCGAACGGGGTCGGCATCACGCTGCCCGTCTTCGTGCAGGCCGCGGGAGGCGGAATCGTTCTCGACGTCGACGGCAACTCCCTCATCGACCTGGGCTCGGGGATCGCCGTCACCGGCGTCGGCAACTCCGCACCCGCTGTCGTCGAGGCGGTCAACCGCCAGGTCGCGCAGTTCACTCACACCTGCTTCACGATCACGGGCTACGAAGGCTACGTCGAGCTGGCCGAGGTGCTCAACGCCCTCACCCCCGGCAACCACGAGAAGCGCACCGCCCTGTTCAACTCCGGCGCCGAAGCCGTCGAGAACGCGATCAAGATCGCCCGTCACTTCACCGGCAAGCAGGCCGTCGTGGCCTTCGATCACGCCTACCACGGCCGCACCAACCTCACCATGGGCCTCACGTCCAAGTCGATGCCCTACAAGAGCGGCTTCGGGCCGTTCGCTCCCGAGATCTACCGAGCTCCGATGTCGTATCCCTTCCGCGACGGCGGCCTCTCGGGCGCCGAAGCGGCCGCGCGCGCCATCACGCAGATCGAGAAGCAGATCGGTGCCTCCACCCTCGCCGCGCTCATCATCGAGCCCATCCAGGGTGAGGGCGGGTTCATCGTTCCTGCCCCCGGCTTCCTGCCCGCGCTCGCCGACTGGGCCCGCGCCAACGACGTCGTGTTCATCGCCGACGAGGTGCAGACCGGATTCGCCCGCACCGGCGCGATGTTCGCCTCCGAGCACGAGGGCATCGTGCCCGACCTCATCGTCACGGCGAAGGGCATCGCCGGCGGCCTGCCGCTCTCGGCCGTCACCGGACGCTCCGACATCATGGATTCCTCGCACGTCGGCGGACTCGGCGGCACCTACGGCGGCAATCCTCTTTCCTGTGCGGCAGCGCTCGCCACGATCCGGAGCTACGTCGACGACGATCTGTCGGGCCGGGCGCGCGCGATCGAGACGGTGCTGCGCGGGCAACTCAACGCCCTCCGTGCCGCCGACCCTCGTGTCGGAGACGTGCGCGGGCGGGGCGCGATGATCGCCATCGAACTCGTCGATCCTGACACGGGAGAACCGGATGCGGTACTCACCGCAGCCGTGGCCCGCGCCGCCCACGCAGAGGGCGTCATCCTGCTCACCTGCGGAACGTACGGCAACGTCATCCGCTTCCTCCCGCCGCTCACCATCTCCGACGACCTGCTCCGCGACGGCCTCGCCGTGGTGCGGAAAGCACTGGCCGCATCATGA
- a CDS encoding VOC family protein, translated as MPLPGLRGAEHIGFTVPDLDEAHRFFVDVIGCDFVYSLPAMRRDEGDDWMREHLNVDPRSVVNEIRFYRCGFGPNFEVFEYAPTPSQRPEPLNSDIGGHHIAFYVDDLNAAVDHLRESGIRVLGDPTASRNASEGQRWVYFLSPWGMQFELVSYPAGKAYERDAPVVLWHPARPAE; from the coding sequence ATGCCACTACCTGGATTGCGCGGCGCCGAGCACATCGGCTTCACCGTCCCCGACCTCGACGAAGCGCACCGCTTCTTCGTCGACGTGATCGGGTGCGACTTCGTGTATTCGCTGCCCGCCATGCGGCGCGACGAGGGGGACGACTGGATGCGCGAGCACCTGAACGTCGATCCGCGGAGCGTCGTGAACGAGATCCGGTTCTACCGCTGCGGATTCGGGCCCAACTTCGAGGTGTTCGAATACGCTCCGACCCCCTCGCAACGCCCCGAGCCGCTCAACAGCGACATCGGAGGGCATCACATCGCGTTCTACGTCGACGATCTGAATGCCGCGGTCGACCACCTGCGGGAGTCGGGCATCCGGGTGCTCGGAGATCCGACCGCGAGTCGCAACGCCTCGGAGGGGCAGCGCTGGGTCTACTTCCTCAGCCCTTGGGGCATGCAGTTCGAGCTGGTGAGCTACCCCGCGGGCAAGGCGTACGAGCGAGATGCGCCGGTGGTGCTGTGGCATCCGGCGCGGCCGGCGGAGTGA
- a CDS encoding GntR family transcriptional regulator, whose product MTALSDAANPATAANPVNVASHRIADSLRHEILGGQLAPGTRIRQEDLAERFGASRIPVREAIRMLHADGLITMVANSGAWVSRLTLAECVEVYSIRERLEPLLLRMSMPNLSAETIDHLDALADGMAANTDVDYFVEHDRELHLSSYSGAPRGALWDIIHRLWNTTQHYRRAYATLVGVEGIGVTHMEHHLLVDCIRRQDPDDAERMLVTHIRRTRLELERHPELFA is encoded by the coding sequence ATGACTGCCCTCAGCGACGCGGCGAACCCCGCCACCGCGGCGAACCCCGTGAACGTGGCGAGCCATCGCATCGCCGACAGCCTGCGGCACGAGATCCTGGGCGGGCAGCTCGCGCCCGGCACCCGCATCCGGCAAGAAGACCTCGCCGAGCGCTTCGGGGCGAGCCGCATCCCGGTGCGTGAGGCGATCCGGATGCTGCACGCCGACGGTCTCATCACGATGGTGGCCAATTCGGGGGCCTGGGTCTCGCGGCTCACGCTCGCCGAGTGCGTGGAGGTGTACTCGATCCGGGAACGGCTCGAACCTCTGCTCCTGCGCATGAGCATGCCGAATCTCTCGGCCGAGACCATCGACCACCTCGACGCACTGGCCGACGGGATGGCGGCGAACACCGACGTCGACTATTTCGTGGAGCACGACCGCGAGCTGCACCTCTCGAGCTACTCGGGCGCGCCGCGGGGGGCGTTGTGGGACATCATCCACCGCCTCTGGAACACCACGCAGCATTACCGGCGGGCCTACGCGACGCTCGTCGGCGTGGAGGGCATCGGGGTGACGCACATGGAGCACCACCTGCTGGTGGACTGCATCCGGCGCCAAGACCCGGATGACGCCGAACGGATGCTCGTCACCCACATCCGCCGCACCCGCCTCGAGCTCGAACGCCACCCCGAACTCTTCGCGTAG
- a CDS encoding PadR family transcriptional regulator — translation MVNDVGAQLRKGVVEYCVLGILRRAPAYGWKISEQLVELGLIGSIGTLYPLLARLREQRLIVAHADESDSARPRKYYTLTPEGREQLEQFRRQWEPFAVAVDRMTALE, via the coding sequence ATGGTAAACGATGTCGGTGCGCAACTCCGGAAGGGTGTCGTCGAGTACTGCGTTCTCGGCATCCTGCGGCGAGCTCCGGCCTACGGCTGGAAGATCTCGGAGCAGCTCGTCGAACTCGGCCTGATCGGCAGCATCGGCACCCTCTATCCGTTGCTGGCGCGTCTGCGCGAGCAACGGCTGATCGTGGCGCACGCCGACGAATCCGATTCCGCCCGGCCGCGCAAGTACTACACGCTGACGCCAGAGGGCCGGGAGCAGCTCGAGCAGTTCCGGCGGCAATGGGAACCGTTCGCGGTGGCCGTCGACCGGATGACCGCGCTGGAGTGA
- a CDS encoding Glu/Leu/Phe/Val family dehydrogenase — MTLTSPLPVIHASTSSAASSTLSAPAHDNTLADAQAQLADAIALLGYDEGIHAMLAAARRELTVSVPLRRDDGSTQVLTGYRVQHNISRGPAKGGLRYSPSVTLDEVRALAMWMTWKCALLDVPYGGAKGGIAIDPRQYSQAELERVTRRYTSEILPIIGPQQDIPAPDIGTDEQTMAWIMDTYSVTQGHTVPGVVTGKPLSLGGSLGRPSATSRGVVHIAGAALERAGIAVSGASAAVQGFGKVGRDAARFLAERGVRVVAIADQYGAVHSTAPGGIDVDALARHVDEEGTVLGFAGADALAASELLELDVDLLVPAAVEGVLHEGNAARVRARIVVEGANGPTTREADRILQQNDVLVVPDILANAGGVIVSYFEWVQANQSYRWEARDVEARLGERMLAAWAGVTTHAAELDITLRAAATSLAVARVTEAHRLRGLYP; from the coding sequence ATGACCCTCACCTCTCCCCTGCCCGTCATCCATGCCTCGACCTCATCGGCCGCCTCGTCGACGCTCTCCGCTCCCGCGCACGACAACACGCTGGCGGATGCCCAGGCCCAGCTGGCCGACGCCATCGCGCTTCTCGGCTACGACGAGGGCATCCACGCGATGCTCGCCGCGGCCCGCCGCGAACTCACCGTGAGCGTGCCGCTGCGCCGCGACGACGGCTCCACCCAGGTGCTCACCGGCTACCGCGTGCAGCACAACATCTCGCGCGGCCCGGCAAAGGGCGGTCTCCGCTACAGCCCCTCGGTGACACTCGACGAGGTGCGGGCGCTCGCGATGTGGATGACCTGGAAGTGCGCCCTGCTCGACGTGCCCTACGGGGGCGCGAAGGGCGGCATCGCGATCGATCCGCGCCAGTACAGCCAGGCCGAGCTGGAGCGTGTGACCCGGCGCTACACCAGCGAGATCCTGCCGATCATCGGGCCGCAGCAAGACATCCCTGCCCCCGACATCGGCACCGACGAACAGACGATGGCCTGGATCATGGACACCTACTCGGTCACCCAGGGCCACACCGTGCCGGGGGTCGTCACCGGCAAGCCGCTCAGCCTCGGCGGGTCGCTCGGTCGGCCGAGTGCCACCTCGCGCGGAGTCGTGCACATCGCCGGAGCCGCTCTCGAACGGGCCGGCATCGCGGTCTCGGGGGCCAGCGCCGCGGTGCAAGGGTTCGGCAAGGTCGGGCGCGACGCGGCCCGCTTCCTGGCCGAGCGCGGTGTTCGCGTGGTGGCGATCGCCGACCAGTACGGGGCGGTGCACTCCACAGCTCCCGGCGGCATCGACGTCGACGCGCTCGCCCGCCATGTCGACGAGGAGGGCACCGTGCTGGGCTTCGCCGGCGCCGATGCGCTCGCCGCGTCAGAGCTGCTCGAACTCGACGTCGACCTGCTCGTGCCCGCCGCCGTCGAAGGAGTTCTGCACGAGGGCAACGCCGCGCGGGTGCGGGCGCGCATCGTGGTGGAGGGCGCCAACGGACCCACCACCCGTGAGGCCGACCGCATCCTGCAGCAGAACGACGTGCTCGTGGTGCCCGACATCCTCGCGAACGCCGGCGGCGTCATCGTCTCCTACTTCGAGTGGGTGCAGGCCAACCAGTCCTACCGCTGGGAGGCCCGCGACGTCGAAGCACGCCTGGGCGAACGGATGCTCGCCGCCTGGGCGGGAGTCACCACCCACGCCGCCGAGCTCGACATCACCCTGCGCGCGGCAGCCACGAGTCTGGCCGTCGCCCGGGTGACGGAGGCGCACCGCCTGCGGGGGCTCTACCCCTGA
- a CDS encoding alpha-ketoacid dehydrogenase subunit alpha/beta, whose amino-acid sequence MPREKRLQPGSSWVELRTTPSDWKNADPALLSTMLGQLHLIRAFEEEVLDLAGAGLVHGPAHSSIGQEGGAVGSIVALRSSDGVNGSHRGHHQFLAKALAHVAPDGLDLAALVTPAVQTVLQRTLAEILGLAQGYCRGRGGSMHLQWFEAGALGTNAIVGGGVPLGAGNAWAQKHAGTTDLTVSYFGDGATNIGSVLESMNLAAAWKLPFCFFIENNLYAVSTKVDEVTAEPRLSARALGFNIPAWRVDGMDPLAVHLAMEKATERMRAGDGPAVIEAEVYRYFHQNGPYPGSAFGYRSKEEEAEWRARDPLLRVAKEMTALGLIDDEGVAAVRAQAQDAVRRASAELTEADPEGKAGVRRIRPDLWPDPGFVDVGIRGDLSEIQDARTQEQDAYAGESAQGKFVDAVAAVMDRRMGEDERIVVLGEDIHRLKGGTNGATKGLAEKYPGRVLGTPISENAFAGLGGGIALDTRFRPVVEFMYPDFMWVAADQVFNQIGKARHMFGGDNAVPLVLRTKIAMGSGYGSQHLMDPAGIFATSPGWRIMAASTPYDYIGLMNAALAIDDPVLMIEHVDLYAESGSIPEDLDYQIPFGKAAVRREGSDVTVISYLSMVGESARAIEQAGIDAELIDLRFLDRASIDWDTIGRSIEKTNAVLIVEQGAQGTSYGAWLADEIQRRYFDWLDQPVQRVTGSEASPSISKVLERAAIARADEVVAGLERVRAGFGGASAAAARKGA is encoded by the coding sequence ATGCCCCGCGAGAAACGTCTGCAGCCTGGATCGAGTTGGGTCGAGCTGCGCACCACACCCAGCGACTGGAAGAACGCCGATCCGGCGCTCCTGTCGACCATGCTCGGGCAGCTCCACCTGATCCGCGCCTTCGAAGAGGAGGTGCTCGACCTCGCCGGCGCCGGCCTCGTGCACGGCCCCGCACACTCGTCGATCGGCCAGGAGGGCGGGGCGGTCGGCTCGATCGTGGCGCTGCGCTCCAGCGACGGGGTGAACGGATCGCACCGCGGTCACCACCAGTTCCTCGCCAAGGCCCTCGCCCACGTCGCGCCCGACGGCCTCGACCTCGCCGCTCTGGTGACTCCCGCCGTGCAGACGGTGCTGCAGCGCACCCTCGCCGAGATCCTCGGCCTCGCCCAGGGCTACTGCCGTGGCCGCGGCGGTTCGATGCACCTGCAGTGGTTCGAGGCCGGCGCGCTCGGCACCAATGCCATCGTCGGCGGTGGCGTGCCGCTCGGAGCCGGCAACGCCTGGGCCCAGAAGCACGCCGGCACCACCGACCTCACGGTGAGCTACTTCGGCGACGGCGCCACCAACATCGGCTCGGTGCTCGAGAGCATGAACCTCGCCGCGGCCTGGAAGCTGCCGTTCTGCTTCTTCATCGAGAACAACCTCTACGCCGTGTCGACGAAGGTCGACGAGGTCACCGCCGAGCCGCGCCTGTCCGCACGCGCCCTCGGCTTCAACATCCCGGCCTGGCGCGTCGACGGAATGGACCCGCTGGCCGTGCACCTGGCCATGGAGAAGGCGACCGAGCGGATGCGCGCCGGCGACGGCCCCGCCGTCATCGAAGCCGAGGTCTACCGCTACTTCCACCAGAACGGCCCCTACCCGGGCAGCGCCTTCGGCTACCGCTCCAAGGAGGAGGAGGCCGAATGGCGCGCCCGCGACCCGCTGCTGCGGGTGGCCAAGGAGATGACCGCGCTGGGGCTCATCGACGACGAGGGCGTGGCCGCTGTGCGTGCCCAGGCGCAGGACGCCGTGCGCCGGGCCTCCGCCGAACTCACCGAAGCCGACCCCGAGGGCAAGGCGGGCGTTCGACGCATCCGCCCCGATCTCTGGCCCGACCCCGGGTTCGTCGACGTGGGCATCCGGGGCGACCTCTCCGAGATTCAGGATGCGCGCACCCAGGAACAGGATGCCTACGCCGGCGAGTCGGCCCAGGGCAAGTTCGTCGACGCCGTTGCGGCCGTGATGGACCGCCGGATGGGTGAAGACGAGCGGATCGTGGTACTCGGCGAAGACATCCATCGCCTGAAGGGGGGCACGAACGGCGCCACCAAGGGCCTGGCCGAGAAGTATCCGGGCCGTGTGCTCGGCACCCCGATCAGCGAGAACGCCTTCGCGGGGTTGGGCGGCGGCATCGCCCTCGACACCCGCTTCCGCCCGGTGGTGGAGTTCATGTACCCCGACTTCATGTGGGTGGCGGCCGACCAGGTGTTCAACCAGATCGGCAAGGCCCGGCACATGTTCGGCGGCGACAACGCCGTGCCACTGGTGCTGCGCACCAAGATCGCGATGGGCTCGGGCTACGGCTCGCAGCACCTGATGGACCCGGCGGGCATCTTCGCCACCAGCCCCGGCTGGCGCATCATGGCCGCCTCCACGCCCTACGACTACATCGGACTGATGAACGCGGCGCTCGCGATCGACGACCCGGTGCTGATGATCGAGCACGTCGACCTCTATGCCGAGTCGGGTTCGATTCCGGAAGACCTGGACTACCAGATCCCGTTCGGCAAGGCGGCCGTGCGTCGCGAAGGGTCGGACGTGACCGTCATCAGCTACCTCTCGATGGTGGGAGAAAGCGCTCGCGCGATCGAGCAGGCCGGCATCGACGCCGAGCTGATCGACCTGCGCTTCCTCGACCGCGCCTCGATCGACTGGGACACCATCGGCCGGAGCATCGAGAAGACCAACGCGGTGCTGATCGTGGAGCAAGGTGCGCAAGGCACCTCGTATGGAGCGTGGCTGGCCGACGAGATCCAGCGCCGCTACTTCGACTGGCTCGACCAGCCGGTGCAACGGGTGACCGGGTCTGAGGCGTCGCCGAGCATCTCGAAGGTGCTCGAGCGGGCTGCGATCGCGCGGGCCGATGAGGTCGTCGCGGGGCTCGAACGCGTGCGCGCCGGGTTCGGCGGCGCGTCGGCTGCTGCTGCTCGGAAGGGGGCCTGA